CGGCTGCGAGCGTCAGGCGGGTTTCGTCGCTCGGCCGCGCGTCAGCAACGCGGAGAGCGCGGAACCCGCTCGCGCGCGGCTGTGCCCCAAACAGGCGCCGCTCAAGCGGCTGGGCAGCAAATCGGGCGGCCGGCGCAAGCTCGTCCTTTTTGATCAGCCGCCCCGCCACCCGCTCCCGCTCGAGCAGGGCGGCGGCAATCAGCGTATGGAAGGCTCCCTTCAGCGCGCTGCCCGGCAGCAGCGGCTGTCCGAAGGCATCCTTGGCGACGGGGCGCACCGGGCCGGGCGGGGTTGTTCCGCCGAACGGGAGGCGATAGAGCGGCTCCGGCATGCCGAGCAGCCGCCCAGCGCCATCGCGCGGTCCGCTCTCGGGGCCATAGACGAGCAGCGCGCCGTCATGAACGACATAATCCAACTCCGGCAGCAGCGGAAGGCTCCCGCTGCCGACAGCAAGCGGGGCGACGACGTCAACAACAACCCGAAAGGAGCGCGCCTGACCGGTCACGCTGCCCCCGCCATGCCGATCGGAAGCGCCCAGCCAGCGCGGAGAACTTCATGCTCCCGGAAGCCCGCGGGGGTCACATCAGCCATGCGCCCCACGGGAGGACGGCCGTCTACCGGGGCGAGGACACTTCCCGCTGCTATCATGCGGACTGTGCGATGACGAACCGTTCCCGCCGCGCTCGCCGTCCAGCCGCTTCGATCCTCAAGCTGATACTGGGCCGGCGGATTAAGGACGCCGCCCTCCAGCTCGCGGACCGAGGGAAGATAGAGCGAAAGAGTGCAGTAGCGCGCCGGCTGGGATGGCTCACGAATTTCGATTGAGCGGACGTCGAGGTCAAACTGGCCTGCTCCCCAGCTGCGCCGGCCGCCGAGACCAGTATCGCCGAGAGAGCGCAGCGCCGCGATGACATCATCGCGCCAGCCCGCATCGATCTGCGCGATCACCGCCAAACCGCAGCCAGGGGCAAAGCGGACGAGACGGTCGGCGAAGGGCTCGACCCCTCCCGCGCCGAGGCGGGCGCGGCGGACCTCTTCAACCGCCCAGACCGGCCCCTCCGGCAGCGGCTCGGTCTTGCTGGCGCGCAAGCGTCCCTCTTGAAGCTCGCGGATTTCGCCCCCCTCTTCTCCCGCCGCCATGGCCTCGAACAGCCGCTGCGACACCCAGCCCGTTCCCCCCGGCGCGGGGAAAAAGAGAGTATCGCCGACAAAGGGCAGCGCGCTCGAGAAGCGGAGCGGCGGAGCGTCGCCCGCGCTCCGGATGATGCGGAGGAAGCTCGCAAGCCGCGCCGGCCCGAACAATTCGCGCAGGGAGAGACAGAGCGCGCTGAAGAGGGTGTCCGAGGCGACGACAGGAGACGGCTCGCCGCTGGCATCGGGGCCGAAGTGGAACGGGCCGCGCGGAATGAGACGAAACAGCGTTGCGTTCACGCCGGGAGCGCCAAGGCTGACCGGATGGCGTCGGTCAGTTCTTCGAGGTTGTCGAGGAGCGCAGCAACATCAGGATAGCGGCGGGGCGAGAAGCCCGCGCCTACCTCTCCGCGGTAACTGGCCCGCGAGCGAACCGTGATGTCGAAGTCGACGAACCGCACCTTGCCGCTGCCGCGCGAGCCGTGCCCGCCGAGATAGCTGTCTTCGACGAGCTGCAGACCGCGGACCACCCAGCCGAAGTCGGCGAGGTCACGCGCAGAGTAGACGCTGTACACCAGCTCAAGCGGCGCAAGGCGGGCGCCGGCGGGCAGCCGCTCGATCTGGCGCGGGGCCGGCTCTGCTGTCACGCGGTCGACCGATGCCTCGGACTTCACTTCAGTGTACGGGAGGTCGGTGCGAGCTCGTTTCAGCGCTGCGGCGCTTTCTGGGGCAAGAAAGACATCGCGCACGATCAGGCGAGCAGCGCCGTCAACTGCGAAGGCGCGCGTCCCGGGCACGCCATAAAGCCGACCGATGGGGTTGGCGTCATACTCTTCGCGGCTCATCGGCACATAGACCTGCACGCCGCCCCGGCCGGAAGTGTTGGGCAGCAGACCGAGCAGCCGCTCCGTTTCGGCGCGCATCTTCCCGCGCAGGGATGAGCCAGGGAGATAGGGCTGGCCTGAGAGCGGGTCACGCACCACCGTGAACTCGAGGCCAGGGATCGCCCCATTCGTGCCTGCGCCGATATGGAGCCCGCTCTCGAGCTGAACGGCCGCGCGAACGAGGATGCGCCCGTAGAGCGTCGTTACCGCTCCGTCGGCCATGACCTTCCTCCTAGGCTAGCGCCCGCTGAATTGCGGGCCAGCATAGAAATATGCCATCAACGCTTCCACGAAGTGGACCAGATGGTCGAAGCGGTCGCGGTCGTTGCCGACAAGGTCGACCGCCGGCGCCAGCGTTTGGTAGAGGTCGGTGACGCCGCGCCCGACACCCGCCGCCCGCCCGGCGAGATAGGCGAGCCGCGGCTTCACCAAAGGGAGCGCGCGTCCTTCGTCTGTCGGCCAGTCAAGCTCGATCCGCCGCAGCTCGCCCCAAAGAACGCGCAGCGCGCCGCTTGTGGCCTGGCGCGCCTCCAGCCGCTCACCGGCAAGAACGCGCGCGACCCGCTGCGCCTCCTGAACAATGACCCCAGCATTGCCGTCAACAATGATGGCGCGGAGGTCGGCCGGGTCGATCGGGCGCAGCGGCTCGGCAGGACGGCGTCCTTCGCCGCGCGGAGCTGCGCTTGGCCGCGGCCCGCCGCGGGGGGGACCGCTCCGTCGTTCGGGCGCTTCAGTCATGGCGTGCCTCCGCCTGCGTCCTGCGCAGCGCCTCTTCCGCCCAGCGGGCGGCGAGCGCGAGCCGCGCGGCGCTCTCCGGCCGCGCGACATCATTGGTGAGATTCACGAAATCGACCTCCGGAAGCTGCCCCTGATCGGCAAATTGACGTAACGCAGCAGTGGCGCGCCACGTCCAGCGGCCGCGGCCGGGTGCGCCTTCTCCTGCGCGCACCACGCGGAGGAGGCGTGGGGAGACCCCGCGCTTCACGATAAGGTCCGTCAAGCGGTTAAACCGCTCCCACACCGGACGAAACTCGTCCCAGCCGAGCGTTGCGCCGAAGAAGGTGAGCGCGTTCTTATCCCGACCGACCCGCGCAGGGCCCCCGCCGCGTTGGCGGCGCTTTGCGCCGCGCGCCAGCGCCGCGGCAACGGCACGGTGCTGGGTGTCGGCGCTCCCGAGACCGTCGCCGACCGCTGCCGACAGGCGGATGGCCGGGTGATCGCCCGTCAGCGCACTTAACCCTTGGGCGAGCGCAAAGCCGATGCGCGGCAGTTCATCCGGCCGCCCGAGACAGGTGATCCCGTCGGCCGACCAGTGAACGATCGTGACCGAGCTCGCGGCGTAGCGACCGGCAGCTTCCACGCCGACCGCATCGAGAAAATAGCGGAGGAGCCGGCCGCCATCAACGAGGCGAGCGAGCGGCGCTGCAGCGTGACCCGTCGTCCGCAGCTGGCGCGAAAAATCGAGATCGATCTCCAGCAGGGCGACGTCGGCCGTGCCGTTGCTCGGGCGGAGAGGAGGACGAGAGACGATCGCGATCGGCGCCCGCTGGCGGACTGCCCACGCGCGGACGGCTGGGTCATGCGGACCAACGACGCCGAGCCGCTCGAGCCGCGCCCACCGGACATGCTCCGCGAGGTCTTCGCTCGGCGGCTCGGCAAGAAGCGTGAGCCGCCGGCCGAATGCGGCCAGCGCCCGCTGGGCGGGAGAAGCCGGCACGCCATCGGGATCGGGAAGCGCTTCAATAAGGAGAAAGGCAGCATTCTCGAGCTGATCGCCGAGGTGGGCGAGACTGGCGGCCTCCTCGTCCTCATCGGGGTCGCGCGCCGAGAACAATCGGTTCAGTTCGACAGCGCCGAGAGCGCCGTAGGGGCGCGCTGCCGCTTGCTGGAGCAGGCCTTCCAAGCGCTCCATCGCGACACCGATAGCGCCGCCAACTTCGCGTCCCGTGATGGGGGTCGCGGCGATGCTGGCGATGAACGCGGCGCCGCCGTCGAGCAAGCGGCGGTCGAGCTCCCGCGCGACCGCCGGCAGGCGTTCCTGTGCCGAGAGCGGAAGGAGGAGGAGCAGACGCCCGGGGTCGACCGTAAGCCGCGCGACTGGAGAGGCATGAAACGACTCGATCAGCCAATCGGCGAGAACATCGGTCAAAACCGCCTCAAGCAGCGAGCGGGCCTGAAGGGCACGGAACGTCAGTCCCGCATTCGGATGGCTGAGGCAGCGGCGAAGCCGCACCCCGAGTGCGAGCGCGACCGGGGCGTCGAGCGCTGCGCTCGAGCCGGATGCCAGTGCTTCAAGGCGCTCATCGGCAGCCTCATCCGCAGCGAGGCAGGCGGCGAGGGCGGCAGTGACGTGAAGGTGCGCGGCGAGCGAGATATCGTTTGCCGGTTCTCGCGCAGGCGCCGGCACGAGGATGCAGGTGCGCCAGATCAGGTCGAGCAATCCGCTGAGATAGGCAGCGAAGTCGGGACTGGAAGCGACGGTATGCTCGGTGGCGACCATCTCCGCAAGGGCAAGGAGACGGCGGCGTACCTCGTCCCGCTCCATAGGAGCAGGGCGGGGGGTCAGCCCCTCGAGGTCGTGCGGAAGCGGCCCGACGGGGAAGAAGGTCGGCGGGCGAGCGGGAGCGTTCTCCGGAAGGCCGAGGGGA
Above is a genomic segment from Dehalococcoidia bacterium containing:
- a CDS encoding HD domain-containing protein, which gives rise to MQGHPGSLLQTAVVAALLHDIGVLAQRAADASGPTTGHAPLAAAFVAERAPAPFRAASTAILAHHRPDDRLSRLVAAADRLAAGGPDDEESGRPLLQRRSPFPLLPLGLPENAPARPPTFFPVGPLPHDLEGLTPRPAPMERDEVRRRLLALAEMVATEHTVASSPDFAAYLSGLLDLIWRTCILVPAPAREPANDISLAAHLHVTAALAACLAADEAADERLEALASGSSAALDAPVALALGVRLRRCLSHPNAGLTFRALQARSLLEAVLTDVLADWLIESFHASPVARLTVDPGRLLLLLPLSAQERLPAVARELDRRLLDGGAAFIASIAATPITGREVGGAIGVAMERLEGLLQQAAARPYGALGAVELNRLFSARDPDEDEEAASLAHLGDQLENAAFLLIEALPDPDGVPASPAQRALAAFGRRLTLLAEPPSEDLAEHVRWARLERLGVVGPHDPAVRAWAVRQRAPIAIVSRPPLRPSNGTADVALLEIDLDFSRQLRTTGHAAAPLARLVDGGRLLRYFLDAVGVEAAGRYAASSVTIVHWSADGITCLGRPDELPRIGFALAQGLSALTGDHPAIRLSAAVGDGLGSADTQHRAVAAALARGAKRRQRGGGPARVGRDKNALTFFGATLGWDEFRPVWERFNRLTDLIVKRGVSPRLLRVVRAGEGAPGRGRWTWRATAALRQFADQGQLPEVDFVNLTNDVARPESAARLALAARWAEEALRRTQAEARHD
- the csm2 gene encoding type III-A CRISPR-associated protein Csm2; translated protein: MTEAPERRSGPPRGGPRPSAAPRGEGRRPAEPLRPIDPADLRAIIVDGNAGVIVQEAQRVARVLAGERLEARQATSGALRVLWGELRRIELDWPTDEGRALPLVKPRLAYLAGRAAGVGRGVTDLYQTLAPAVDLVGNDRDRFDHLVHFVEALMAYFYAGPQFSGR
- the csm3 gene encoding type III-A CRISPR-associated RAMP protein Csm3; protein product: MADGAVTTLYGRILVRAAVQLESGLHIGAGTNGAIPGLEFTVVRDPLSGQPYLPGSSLRGKMRAETERLLGLLPNTSGRGGVQVYVPMSREEYDANPIGRLYGVPGTRAFAVDGAARLIVRDVFLAPESAAALKRARTDLPYTEVKSEASVDRVTAEPAPRQIERLPAGARLAPLELVYSVYSARDLADFGWVVRGLQLVEDSYLGGHGSRGSGKVRFVDFDITVRSRASYRGEVGAGFSPRRYPDVAALLDNLEELTDAIRSALALPA